In the genome of Myxococcus stipitatus, one region contains:
- a CDS encoding Hint domain-containing protein → MSAFWKQKARLLPLAGVVLLSAGWSNTLNAPAEDRPRAQRLVERFDKETEGNDALHINLNLADDGDYQFLVGRLTSAGKDEKNAPELFNRLGFMRERALTRAAQAATPADEPAWCNHFLKYKNPPLPSNGYTTFFPVVEVACKDGADYVYADLFNYDEDENGANSVLVSSNSGEEYGDGRAFDDVEAVATIATGKGRVLRMESLVMALGPNLDQTTYVLVRSAVINSPPTMTFSHPRKILATPTHAEIYACQLRGGNDCDYAVAGYRNGVLSPFVSPATSTGVAASYANQPGTLNPADYWTFGAPYNYENLYVPVRGVLSAGAVNNFQCIVSKIEKARIQMILNDTGRTCLNNAEFIPSIPVGANTSNLNVLTSMSRLFNTPGPGQSPSSCAASTVVNEMTRFMVTIVGKIRCNTPTAPEKPFVVMYPTGASGLTSNIFFHNSCMAAGTRVTLADGKVLPVEQVKQGDKVRANDHGALLSVVDIAQGNEVKPLLRLRDNQGHDATLTEMHPVVMATGEVVTARSLKVKDQVRTDKGVSTLTSITPVSSENARVYNLRLGTDQELLAVSKNGRTLFAGGFLVGDLSMQDALTRPAREQTSVTQTLPKAWHQDFLNSLKPAVQR, encoded by the coding sequence ATGAGTGCATTCTGGAAGCAGAAGGCCCGGCTATTGCCTCTCGCCGGTGTGGTGTTGCTGAGCGCGGGCTGGAGCAACACGCTCAATGCCCCCGCGGAGGACCGTCCCCGGGCCCAGCGACTGGTGGAGCGGTTCGACAAGGAGACGGAGGGGAACGACGCCCTCCACATCAACCTGAACCTCGCCGACGACGGCGACTATCAATTCCTGGTCGGCCGGCTGACGTCGGCCGGGAAGGACGAGAAGAACGCGCCGGAGCTGTTCAACCGCCTGGGCTTCATGCGCGAGCGGGCCCTGACGCGCGCCGCCCAGGCCGCGACGCCCGCGGACGAGCCTGCCTGGTGCAATCACTTCCTCAAGTACAAGAACCCGCCCCTGCCCTCCAATGGCTACACCACGTTCTTCCCCGTCGTGGAGGTGGCCTGCAAGGACGGCGCGGACTACGTCTACGCCGACCTCTTCAACTACGACGAGGATGAGAACGGCGCCAACTCCGTCCTCGTCTCCTCCAACTCGGGCGAGGAATATGGAGACGGCCGGGCCTTCGACGACGTCGAGGCCGTCGCCACCATCGCCACCGGGAAGGGCCGCGTCCTGCGCATGGAGTCGCTGGTGATGGCGCTGGGGCCCAACCTCGACCAGACGACCTACGTCCTGGTGCGCTCCGCCGTCATCAACTCGCCGCCGACGATGACCTTCTCCCATCCTCGGAAGATTCTCGCCACGCCGACGCACGCGGAAATCTATGCCTGTCAGCTCCGCGGCGGGAATGACTGCGACTATGCCGTCGCGGGCTACCGCAACGGCGTGCTGAGCCCCTTCGTCTCTCCCGCCACCAGCACCGGCGTGGCGGCGAGCTATGCCAATCAACCGGGCACCCTGAACCCGGCGGACTACTGGACCTTCGGCGCGCCGTATAACTACGAGAACCTCTACGTCCCGGTGCGCGGCGTCCTGAGCGCGGGCGCGGTCAACAACTTCCAGTGCATCGTGTCCAAGATTGAGAAGGCTCGCATCCAGATGATTCTCAACGACACGGGCCGCACCTGCCTCAACAACGCGGAGTTCATCCCCAGCATCCCCGTGGGGGCGAACACGAGCAACCTCAACGTCCTGACGAGCATGAGCCGGCTGTTCAACACGCCGGGCCCCGGACAGAGCCCCTCCAGCTGCGCGGCCTCCACGGTCGTCAATGAGATGACCCGCTTCATGGTCACCATCGTGGGCAAGATTCGCTGCAACACGCCCACCGCGCCGGAGAAGCCGTTCGTGGTGATGTATCCGACGGGCGCCTCCGGCCTGACGTCGAACATCTTCTTCCACAACAGCTGCATGGCGGCGGGGACGCGCGTCACGCTGGCGGATGGCAAGGTCCTTCCGGTGGAGCAGGTCAAGCAGGGCGACAAGGTCCGCGCCAACGACCACGGCGCCCTGCTGTCCGTCGTGGACATCGCGCAAGGCAATGAGGTCAAGCCGCTCCTGCGCCTGCGCGACAACCAGGGCCACGACGCGACGCTGACGGAGATGCACCCCGTGGTGATGGCCACCGGCGAGGTGGTCACCGCCAGGAGCCTGAAGGTGAAGGACCAGGTCCGCACCGACAAGGGTGTCTCGACGCTGACGTCCATCACCCCCGTCTCGAGCGAGAACGCGCGGGTCTACAACCTGCGGCTGGGCACGGACCAGGAGCTGCTGGCGGTGAGCAAGAACGGCCGCACGCTGTTCGCGGGCGGGTTCCTCGTCGGCGACCTGAGCATGCAGGACGCCCTGACGCGGCCCGCGCGCGAGCAGACCTCCGTCACGCAGACGCTCCCCAAGGCGTGGCACCAGGACTTCCTCAACAGCCTGAAGCCCGCCGTCCAGCGCTGA
- a CDS encoding M12 family metallopeptidase encodes MSRHGDKGCVSPCWTRTGVVLGVLAWCASGCGSPAGDEASRARAPQELAHPGRTGEARRGSFRVAGGIQELSYEDIDGERVFQGDILLPPEVSVGGTSALSVEAHGAGAIRAISRWPGSVVPYTLDPALTNTGRVLDALRQWESVTPLRFVPRTTQADFVTFRPGSGCSSHVGRMGGQQFVTLSPTCTTGNTLHEVGHVLGLWHEQARTDRDRNVLVHWGNILPGYTQAFETFAQRGETGRNLGPYGLDSLMHYASDAFSANGESTLTRLDGSPFSANREAPTLADICAVKRLHGHGRRSDVNGDGYADLVIGTPHEDVGQGTDQGAVSVVWGSASGLVPAGLWLHRDAQGVEDVAVDADLFGAAVATGDFNGDCFADVAVGVPGDDVNGIVDAGSVHIFLGSALGLDWSTDRVFHQNTVGVPDSAEAFDAMGSSLVVGDFNGDGHDDLAVGVPGEDYGSSALDSGLVTVLFGSPTGLSGAGAQSWSQSSTRILDVSETGDRFGSALASGDFNGDGFDELAVGAPFESVEGVANVGAVHVLWGSLDGLMSEGNQLWVPGMDGLPGAVMGEVYFGSALAAGDFNGDGRSELAIGAPGQTVGLSPGAGAVTVLTGSAMGLVSTGAVAWNQDSAGISDVAEAGDGLGSTLVAEDFDGDGHLDLAIGVPRESVGTVVGAGIVHVMHGSPSGLSGVREQRWSQEGSQVDEGAEALDVFGSRLAAGDFDGNGALDLAVAAPYEDVGGVVDAGAVQVLYSAGASGLSRAREQRWVQAPVYLVDIVEASDHFGLGL; translated from the coding sequence ATGTCGAGACATGGAGACAAGGGCTGTGTTTCACCGTGTTGGACGCGCACCGGCGTGGTGTTGGGCGTGCTGGCCTGGTGCGCGAGTGGTTGTGGAAGCCCCGCTGGAGACGAGGCTTCGCGGGCGCGAGCACCGCAGGAGCTGGCCCATCCGGGGCGGACAGGCGAGGCGCGGCGCGGGAGCTTCCGGGTCGCGGGAGGAATCCAGGAGCTCTCCTACGAGGACATCGACGGGGAGCGGGTCTTCCAGGGGGACATCCTCCTGCCACCCGAGGTCTCCGTCGGCGGCACGTCCGCGCTGTCCGTGGAGGCCCACGGGGCCGGGGCCATCCGCGCCATCTCCCGCTGGCCTGGGAGCGTGGTGCCGTACACGTTGGACCCGGCGCTGACGAACACGGGGCGGGTGCTGGATGCGCTGAGGCAATGGGAGTCCGTCACGCCGCTGCGCTTCGTGCCTCGCACCACGCAGGCGGACTTCGTCACGTTCCGGCCGGGCTCGGGGTGCTCCTCCCATGTCGGTCGGATGGGGGGCCAGCAGTTCGTGACGCTGTCGCCGACCTGCACGACCGGCAACACCTTGCATGAGGTGGGGCACGTGCTGGGGCTGTGGCACGAGCAGGCTCGGACAGACCGGGACCGGAATGTCCTGGTGCACTGGGGCAACATCCTGCCCGGGTACACCCAGGCGTTCGAGACCTTCGCCCAGCGCGGTGAGACGGGACGGAACCTGGGCCCCTATGGGCTCGACTCCCTCATGCACTACGCATCGGACGCCTTCTCCGCCAACGGGGAGTCCACGCTCACGCGGCTGGATGGCTCGCCGTTCTCCGCCAACCGGGAGGCGCCGACCCTGGCGGACATCTGCGCGGTGAAGCGCCTGCATGGCCACGGGCGCCGCTCGGATGTGAACGGAGATGGTTACGCGGACCTGGTCATCGGGACTCCGCACGAGGACGTGGGCCAGGGCACGGACCAGGGCGCCGTGAGCGTGGTCTGGGGCTCGGCGTCGGGGCTGGTGCCGGCGGGCCTGTGGCTGCATCGCGACGCGCAGGGCGTGGAGGACGTGGCGGTGGACGCGGACCTGTTCGGCGCGGCCGTGGCGACCGGGGACTTCAATGGCGACTGCTTCGCGGACGTGGCCGTGGGGGTGCCGGGCGATGACGTGAATGGCATCGTCGACGCGGGCTCGGTCCACATCTTCCTGGGCTCGGCGCTGGGCCTGGATTGGAGCACCGACAGGGTGTTCCACCAGAACACCGTGGGTGTTCCGGACAGCGCGGAGGCGTTCGATGCGATGGGCTCCTCGCTCGTGGTGGGAGACTTCAATGGCGACGGCCATGACGACCTCGCCGTGGGGGTGCCCGGTGAGGACTACGGCTCCTCCGCGCTCGACTCCGGACTGGTGACGGTGTTGTTCGGCTCACCCACGGGGCTGTCGGGCGCTGGGGCTCAGAGCTGGAGCCAGTCGTCCACGCGCATCCTGGATGTGTCGGAGACGGGGGACCGGTTCGGCTCCGCGCTGGCCTCGGGCGACTTCAACGGGGATGGCTTCGACGAGCTCGCGGTGGGGGCGCCGTTCGAGTCGGTGGAGGGCGTCGCCAACGTCGGCGCGGTGCATGTCCTGTGGGGCTCGCTGGATGGGTTGATGAGCGAGGGGAATCAGCTGTGGGTGCCGGGCATGGATGGCCTGCCCGGGGCCGTGATGGGGGAGGTCTATTTCGGCTCGGCGCTGGCGGCGGGGGACTTCAATGGCGATGGCCGGAGTGAGCTGGCCATCGGCGCGCCGGGGCAGACGGTGGGGCTCTCACCCGGGGCGGGCGCGGTGACGGTGTTGACGGGCTCGGCGATGGGGCTGGTGTCCACGGGGGCGGTGGCGTGGAACCAGGACTCGGCGGGCATCTCGGACGTGGCCGAGGCGGGGGATGGCCTGGGCTCCACCTTGGTGGCCGAGGACTTCGATGGGGATGGGCACCTGGACCTGGCCATCGGTGTGCCCCGGGAGTCGGTGGGGACGGTGGTGGGCGCGGGCATCGTCCACGTCATGCATGGCTCACCGAGCGGGCTGTCTGGGGTGCGAGAGCAGCGCTGGTCGCAGGAGGGCTCGCAGGTGGATGAAGGCGCGGAGGCCCTGGATGTCTTCGGCTCGCGGCTCGCGGCCGGGGACTTCGACGGCAATGGCGCTCTCGACCTCGCGGTCGCCGCGCCCTACGAAGATGTCGGGGGCGTGGTCGACGCGGGCGCGGTCCAGGTGCTCTACAGCGCGGGGGCTTCCGGGCTCTCCCGCGCGCGGGAGCAGCGCTGGGTCCAGGCGCCCGTGTATCTGGTGGACATCGTCGAGGCGTCGGACCACTTCGGCCTGGGACTCTGA
- a CDS encoding phosphotransferase produces the protein MLLAEPQVLRTQSRCHVVRARVRGGDVATVVLKHFHEDPMLGLDEWAGLELLGRHNLITAPGLIAGDISSRLLVLEDLGTGPSLEDLFRADDASAATGGLLAVARITAQLHARTRGVQGDFDLLRHSLSPRPMRVRIDNARSLLEHADRLRRWAEAVDSPVAPGTQEDLERLARELAEPGPFLSLTHGDMAPGNTLFTPSGPRLLDFEYCGMRHALYDALMWLLIVPLPDELITRADLTYRITLAPACEAAQVDATWTRARAMVATARTVNMFQWMSPRTLERNRDWAPGFSERAALLRHLSRSRVLREPFDPVPDLSRTLDALEERLAERWAGTPSFTWPAFR, from the coding sequence GTGCTGCTGGCCGAGCCCCAGGTCCTGCGCACCCAGTCGCGCTGCCACGTCGTGCGAGCCCGCGTCCGAGGCGGCGACGTGGCCACCGTCGTCCTCAAGCACTTCCACGAAGACCCCATGCTCGGCCTGGATGAGTGGGCGGGCCTGGAGCTGCTCGGCCGCCACAACCTCATCACCGCGCCGGGCCTCATCGCGGGAGACATCTCCTCGCGGCTGCTCGTCCTGGAGGACCTGGGCACCGGCCCCAGCCTGGAGGACCTCTTCCGCGCGGACGACGCGAGCGCCGCGACGGGAGGGCTGCTCGCCGTGGCCCGCATCACCGCGCAGCTCCACGCGCGCACCCGAGGCGTCCAGGGCGACTTCGACCTGCTCCGGCACTCGCTGAGCCCCCGCCCCATGCGGGTGCGAATCGACAACGCGCGCTCCCTGCTGGAGCACGCGGACCGGCTCCGTCGCTGGGCCGAGGCCGTCGACTCACCCGTGGCCCCCGGCACGCAAGAAGACCTCGAGCGACTGGCGCGCGAGCTGGCCGAGCCCGGCCCCTTCCTGTCCCTCACCCATGGGGACATGGCCCCCGGCAACACCCTGTTCACCCCCAGCGGGCCCCGGCTGCTCGACTTCGAGTACTGCGGCATGCGGCACGCGCTGTACGACGCGCTCATGTGGCTGCTCATCGTGCCCCTACCCGACGAGCTCATCACCCGCGCGGACCTCACCTACCGCATCACCCTGGCCCCCGCGTGCGAGGCCGCGCAGGTGGACGCCACGTGGACTCGCGCTCGCGCCATGGTGGCCACCGCGCGCACCGTGAACATGTTCCAGTGGATGTCGCCGCGGACCTTGGAGCGCAACCGCGACTGGGCCCCGGGCTTCTCCGAGCGCGCCGCCCTGCTGCGCCACCTCTCCCGCTCCCGCGTCCTGCGCGAGCCCTTCGACCCCGTCCCCGACCTCTCGCGCACGCTGGACGCGCTGGAGGAGCGGCTCGCGGAGCGCTGGGCGGGCACGCCGTCCTTCACCTGGCCCGCGTTCCGGTAG
- a CDS encoding phenylalanine--tRNA ligase beta subunit-related protein — MLTVDPHPSLDTLAFTAVFPAPLGSLPSPEWLVALLKPDASAPLSSDDTVRGAVRDMLRHGGYKPTGRGKPASEYLVRASGDGSLGSINTAVDLCNAVSLHSGLPISVVDLDRATAPFRVGIAPEGAAYVFNASGQSIDLAGLLCLFDAQGPCANAVKDAQRTKTNTDTRRTLTVLWGAKALGDRTARAFAWYRELLERAGATVEPLP; from the coding sequence GTGCTGACCGTCGACCCGCATCCGTCCCTGGACACCCTGGCCTTCACCGCCGTCTTCCCGGCGCCGCTCGGCTCGCTGCCGTCGCCGGAGTGGCTGGTGGCGCTCCTGAAGCCGGATGCCTCCGCGCCGCTCTCCAGCGACGACACCGTGCGCGGCGCCGTGCGGGACATGCTCCGCCACGGCGGCTACAAGCCCACGGGGCGCGGCAAGCCCGCGTCCGAGTACCTGGTGCGCGCCTCGGGCGACGGCTCGCTCGGCTCCATCAACACCGCGGTGGACCTGTGCAACGCGGTGTCCCTGCACAGCGGCCTGCCCATCAGCGTGGTGGACCTGGACCGCGCCACCGCGCCCTTCCGCGTGGGCATCGCCCCGGAGGGCGCGGCGTATGTCTTCAACGCCTCCGGCCAGAGCATCGACCTGGCGGGCCTGCTGTGCCTCTTCGACGCCCAGGGCCCGTGCGCCAACGCGGTGAAGGACGCCCAGCGCACCAAGACGAACACGGACACGCGCCGCACCCTCACCGTCCTCTGGGGCGCCAAGGCCCTGGGCGACCGCACCGCGCGGGCCTTCGCGTGGTACCGCGAGCTGCTGGAGCGCGCGGGCGCCACCGTGGAGCCACTCCCCTGA
- a CDS encoding zinc-binding dehydrogenase, producing MADANQRTMRAARFDTAARSLAVMDVPVPRPQPGEVRVRVKACGICLSDAHLLDGSLQSPLPVVTPGHESSGVIDEVGPGVSRWKVGQRVAMAGGKPCGRCVKCTNGQPAECVDFHIMGFHYDGAWAEYVVVPAFVLSAIPDHLPFEQAAILADAVATPYAGLVDTAQLRPAQSVGLWGIGGLGVHAVQIARMMGATPILAFDTNEAARQRALEFGADVALDPRAPDVREQILRHTGGMGLDVAVDLVGANVVLAQAAKSIGRHGRAVMVGLSPEPIQLGSGVNFGVRSQALLGHLGYEKKHLDQLVSLVGTQRLDVSRSVTATLSLEDVAQGVERLVKKEGNPIRLVITP from the coding sequence ATGGCAGACGCGAACCAGCGGACGATGCGGGCAGCACGTTTCGACACGGCGGCGCGGTCCTTGGCGGTGATGGACGTTCCGGTGCCTCGGCCCCAGCCCGGTGAAGTCCGGGTGCGAGTGAAGGCCTGTGGCATCTGTCTCTCGGATGCACACCTGCTCGATGGCTCCTTGCAGTCGCCGCTGCCGGTGGTGACGCCGGGGCATGAGTCGTCCGGCGTCATCGACGAGGTGGGCCCGGGCGTGTCGCGCTGGAAGGTGGGGCAGCGCGTGGCCATGGCGGGCGGCAAGCCGTGCGGGCGCTGTGTGAAGTGCACCAACGGCCAGCCCGCCGAGTGCGTCGACTTCCACATCATGGGTTTCCACTACGACGGCGCGTGGGCGGAGTACGTCGTGGTGCCGGCCTTCGTGTTGTCGGCGATTCCGGACCACCTGCCTTTCGAGCAGGCCGCGATTCTCGCCGACGCGGTGGCCACGCCCTACGCGGGGCTGGTGGACACGGCGCAGCTGCGGCCCGCGCAGTCGGTGGGCCTGTGGGGCATCGGTGGGCTGGGCGTCCACGCGGTGCAGATTGCCCGCATGATGGGGGCCACGCCGATTCTCGCCTTCGACACGAACGAGGCCGCGCGCCAGCGGGCGCTGGAGTTCGGCGCGGACGTGGCGTTGGACCCCCGCGCCCCGGACGTGCGCGAGCAGATCCTCCGGCACACCGGCGGCATGGGACTGGACGTGGCCGTGGACCTGGTGGGCGCGAACGTGGTGCTGGCGCAGGCGGCCAAGAGCATCGGCCGGCATGGACGGGCGGTGATGGTGGGCCTGTCGCCGGAGCCCATCCAGCTGGGGTCCGGGGTGAACTTCGGCGTGCGCTCCCAGGCGCTGCTCGGGCACCTGGGCTACGAGAAGAAGCACCTGGACCAGCTCGTGTCCCTGGTGGGGACGCAGCGGCTGGATGTCTCGCGCTCGGTGACGGCGACGCTGTCCCTGGAGGACGTGGCCCAGGGCGTGGAGCGGCTGGTGAAGAAGGAGGGCAACCCCATCCGCCTGGTCATCACCCCGTGA
- a CDS encoding ABC-F family ATP-binding cassette domain-containing protein, whose amino-acid sequence MIRLDNISKQHGQQILFIEASAALHKGEKVGLVGPNGAGKSTLFRMITNQEHPDEGQVAIDRGVTIGYFSQDVGEMEGRSAVSEVMDGAGPVSTVAAELKQLEADLADPDKADEMEKLVERYGLVQARFEELGGYALEGRAREILAGLGFSEEMMDGDVGALSGGWKMRVALARILLMRPDAMLLDEPSNHLDLESLIWLEGFLKGYEGGLLMTSHDREFMNRIVTKMVEIDGGSLTTYSGNYDFYEQQRAQNEKQQQAQYERQQAMLAKELKFIERFKARASHAAQVQSRVKKLEKIEKVEPPKRRQTVLFEFQPAPRSGDDVVSLKAVHKAYGKKRIYDGMDFLVRRGERWCIMGINGAGKSTLLKLVVGATTPDQGTVSMGGSVKLGYFAQHAMDLLDGERTVFQSLEDAFPRAGQGSLRALAGCFGFSGDEVEKKCRVLSGGEKARLVMAKMLFDPPNFLVLDEPTNHLDMATKEMLITALSRYEGTMLFVSHDRHFLGALSNRVLELTPDGIHQYGGGYTEYVARTGHEAPGLRT is encoded by the coding sequence ATGATTCGTCTCGACAACATCAGCAAGCAGCACGGCCAGCAGATTCTCTTCATCGAGGCCTCGGCCGCTCTCCACAAGGGGGAGAAGGTCGGGCTGGTCGGTCCCAACGGCGCGGGCAAGTCGACGCTGTTCCGGATGATCACCAACCAGGAGCACCCGGACGAGGGGCAGGTGGCCATCGACCGCGGTGTCACCATCGGCTACTTCAGCCAGGACGTGGGCGAGATGGAGGGCCGCAGCGCCGTCTCGGAAGTCATGGACGGCGCGGGTCCCGTGAGCACGGTGGCCGCGGAGCTCAAGCAGCTCGAGGCCGACCTGGCGGACCCGGACAAGGCGGACGAGATGGAGAAGCTCGTCGAGCGCTACGGCCTGGTGCAGGCGCGCTTCGAGGAGCTGGGCGGGTACGCGCTGGAGGGCCGCGCGCGGGAGATTCTCGCGGGCCTGGGCTTCAGCGAGGAGATGATGGACGGCGACGTCGGCGCGCTGTCCGGCGGTTGGAAGATGCGCGTGGCGCTCGCGCGCATCCTGCTCATGCGCCCGGACGCGATGCTCCTCGACGAGCCGAGCAACCACCTGGACCTGGAGAGCCTCATCTGGCTGGAGGGCTTCCTCAAGGGCTACGAGGGCGGGCTCCTGATGACCTCGCACGACCGCGAGTTCATGAACCGCATCGTCACCAAGATGGTGGAGATCGACGGTGGCTCGCTGACGACGTACTCGGGCAACTACGACTTCTACGAGCAGCAGCGCGCGCAGAACGAGAAGCAGCAGCAGGCGCAGTACGAGCGTCAGCAGGCGATGCTCGCCAAGGAGCTGAAGTTCATCGAGCGCTTCAAGGCGCGCGCCTCCCACGCGGCGCAGGTGCAGAGCCGCGTGAAGAAGCTGGAGAAAATCGAGAAGGTGGAGCCGCCCAAGCGCCGCCAGACGGTGCTGTTCGAGTTCCAGCCCGCGCCTCGCTCCGGCGACGACGTGGTGAGCCTGAAGGCGGTGCACAAGGCCTACGGCAAGAAGCGCATCTACGACGGCATGGACTTCCTCGTCCGCCGCGGCGAGCGCTGGTGCATCATGGGCATCAACGGCGCGGGCAAGTCGACGCTGCTCAAGCTGGTGGTGGGCGCGACGACGCCGGACCAGGGCACCGTGTCGATGGGCGGCAGCGTCAAGCTGGGCTACTTCGCGCAGCACGCCATGGACCTGCTGGACGGCGAGCGCACGGTGTTCCAGTCGCTGGAGGACGCGTTCCCCCGCGCGGGGCAGGGCTCGCTGCGCGCCCTGGCCGGGTGCTTCGGCTTCTCCGGCGACGAGGTGGAGAAGAAGTGCCGCGTGCTGTCCGGTGGTGAGAAGGCCCGTCTGGTGATGGCGAAGATGCTCTTCGACCCGCCCAACTTCCTGGTGCTGGACGAGCCCACCAACCACCTGGACATGGCGACGAAGGAGATGCTCATCACGGCGCTGTCGCGCTACGAGGGCACCATGCTGTTCGTCTCCCACGACCGTCACTTCCTGGGCGCGCTGTCCAACCGCGTGCTGGAGCTGACGCCGGACGGCATCCACCAGTACGGCGGTGGCTACACCGAGTACGTGGCGCGCACGGGCCACGAGGCTCCGGGCCTCCGCACCTGA
- a CDS encoding aldehyde dehydrogenase family protein, producing the protein MRVVKLEEELVPRGLREAFDRLRARRWEVARRGASERLARLEKLKALILERRQALADALHADFRKPRAEVEATEVLPVLMELEHVRKHLKGWMKPRKVATPLLLSGTSSHLRYEPRGVVLVLAPWNYPFNLLMLPLVGAVAAGNTVMCKPSEKTPHTSAFLAALLRDVFPEDEVALVEGGAELGEALLRLPFDHFFFTGGPRVGRRVMEAAAKHLASVTLELGGKSPVVVDATADLESAAERVAWGKFLNGGQTCIAPDHVWVHASREEAFLSALKSAVERFYGRTEEARRASPDFCRMVDDGAFARVRGMLDGAVAAGARVVTGGGVDAETRYIAPTVVADVTPDSPLMEEEIFGPVLPVLRYESLDQVVTHVRAGGKPLAFYVFSQDETAVELLLRETSAGGTCVNTVVLHNANPHLPFGGVGPSGLGAYHGETGFKTFSHERAVLRQGRASLAHVFFPPFTGKAMKLVRLASRLFE; encoded by the coding sequence ATGCGCGTGGTGAAGCTGGAGGAGGAGCTGGTTCCCCGAGGGCTTCGGGAGGCATTCGACCGCTTGCGGGCCCGGCGCTGGGAGGTGGCGCGCCGGGGAGCCAGCGAGCGGCTGGCCCGGCTGGAGAAGCTCAAGGCGCTCATCCTCGAGCGGCGCCAGGCGCTGGCGGACGCCCTCCACGCGGACTTCCGCAAGCCGCGCGCGGAGGTGGAGGCCACCGAGGTGCTGCCCGTGCTCATGGAGCTGGAGCACGTGCGCAAGCACCTCAAGGGGTGGATGAAGCCCCGCAAGGTGGCGACCCCGCTGCTGCTCTCGGGGACCTCCAGCCACCTGCGCTACGAGCCTCGCGGCGTGGTGCTGGTGCTGGCGCCGTGGAACTACCCCTTCAACCTGCTGATGCTGCCGTTGGTGGGCGCGGTGGCCGCGGGCAACACGGTGATGTGCAAGCCCAGCGAGAAGACCCCGCACACCTCCGCGTTCCTCGCCGCGCTGCTGCGCGACGTGTTCCCCGAGGACGAAGTCGCGCTCGTGGAGGGCGGCGCCGAGCTGGGTGAGGCGCTCCTGCGGCTGCCCTTCGACCACTTCTTCTTCACCGGCGGCCCGCGCGTGGGGCGGCGGGTGATGGAGGCCGCGGCGAAGCACCTGGCCAGCGTGACGCTGGAGCTGGGCGGCAAGTCGCCCGTCGTCGTGGACGCGACGGCGGACCTCGAGAGCGCCGCGGAGCGCGTCGCGTGGGGCAAGTTCCTCAATGGCGGCCAGACGTGTATCGCCCCGGACCATGTCTGGGTGCATGCCTCGCGCGAGGAGGCGTTCCTGAGTGCGCTGAAGTCCGCGGTGGAGCGCTTCTACGGCCGCACCGAGGAGGCGCGCCGCGCGAGCCCCGACTTCTGCCGGATGGTGGACGACGGCGCCTTCGCGCGGGTGCGGGGGATGCTGGATGGCGCGGTGGCGGCGGGCGCGCGCGTGGTGACCGGAGGCGGCGTGGACGCGGAGACGCGCTACATCGCGCCCACCGTGGTGGCGGACGTGACGCCGGACTCACCGCTGATGGAGGAGGAGATTTTCGGGCCGGTGCTGCCGGTGCTCCGCTACGAGTCGCTCGACCAGGTGGTGACGCACGTGCGCGCGGGCGGCAAGCCCCTGGCCTTCTACGTCTTCAGCCAGGACGAGACGGCGGTGGAGCTGCTCCTGCGCGAGACGAGCGCGGGCGGCACCTGCGTCAACACCGTGGTGCTGCACAACGCGAACCCCCACCTGCCCTTCGGCGGCGTGGGCCCCAGCGGCCTGGGCGCGTACCACGGCGAGACGGGCTTCAAGACCTTCAGCCACGAGCGCGCGGTGCTGCGCCAGGGGCGGGCGTCGCTGGCGCACGTGTTCTTCCCGCCCTTCACGGGCAAGGCGATGAAGCTGGTGCGGCTGGCGAGCCGGCTGTTCGAGTGA